TCTGATCCGCGCTTTCAATGTTCTTCAGGGCAATCAGCAGGTCAAAGTTTTTCGCATTTGCACTGTCGATCAGTGATTGTAACTCCGTATCGTTAAAAAAAACTTTGGTACTCAATGCCGCGACACTGCTGGAATCTGTTTTGGCCTCTTCAGATCTGAATTGCTGTGGAAGATTCATGTCCGGTCGGACATATTCCTTACCGACCTTGCATCCTGAAATCAGGATGGCTAAGGCGGTAATGGTATATAATTTATGTAAATGATTCATTGTTAATGTGATTTGACGTCGTCATTTGTTTCAACTACCGGTTTTCCGGTTACTTTTTCCTGTAGGGACTGGAAGACTACAAATAATACAGGAATGATAAACAGTCCGAGCACTACCCCTGCAAGCATCCCGCCGGCAGCACCAGTACTGATCGAGCGGTTCCCCATTGCGGAACCACCTGTGGCAATCATCAGCGGGATCATACCCGCAACGAAGGCCAGGGAAGTCATCAGGATCGGTCTCAGACGAAGTCTGGATCCTTCTAAAGCAGCAGGAATCAGATCCATGCCCTCTTTCCGGCGTTGCAAGGCAAACTCAATAATCAGAATGGCATTCTTTGCCAATAATCCGATGAGCATGATCAATCCTACCTGTACATAAATGTTGTTGTCTATACCTGCAATCTTGATGGCAACAAATACGCCCAACAGTCCGGTAGGAATAGAAAGCATAACGGCCAATGGCAAAATATAACTTTCATACTGCGCAGCCAGAAGGAAGTAAACAAACAACAGACTCAAACTTAAGATGAAAAGGGTTTGAGAACCTGAAGATTTCTCTTCTCTGGAAAGGCCGTTCCACTCATAGCTGTATCCGTTAGGTAGTCTTTCAGACAGCAGGGTTTCAATCTGCTCCATGATTTTACCATTGCTGACTCCCGGTTTGGCAATTGCATTCACCGTAATGGAGTTGAACAGGTTGTAGCGGTCCACAGATTCCGGACCATATACTCTTTTTACAGCCACCAGCTCACTTGCCGGAACCATTTTGCCCTGATTATTTTTAACAAATACCATGTTCAGGGATTCTTTATCGGTTCTGTACATTCCATCAGCCTTCACATTTACCCGGTAATATTTACCAAAACGGTTAAAGTCTGAGGCTTGTGCGCCACCATAATACACCTGAATGGTATTGAGTAATTCTCTGACGCTTACACCCAGCTGTTTGGCTTTTTCATCATTTACTTCCAGTTCAAACTGCGGATAATCCGCTTTGAAAGTAGTAAAAGCCACGGCAATACCATCCAGTCCAAACAACTGGCCGACAATACCATTGGCTACACCGCTGAATTTCTCCAGGCTACCACCAGTTCTGTCCTGTAATACGAATTCAGCACCACCAATTGCACCATAACCTGCAACAGGAGGCATTCTGAATACACTTACGGTTCCTTCTTTTAAGGTTGCCATTTTGGCATTGATGAGGTTAATTACCCCATCCATATCCTGAACTTCACCTCTTTCCTTAGGCGCTTTCAGTTTACTGAAACCTAAACCATAAGCAGGACTCGATGCGTTACTCATGATGTTAAAACCGGATACACTCGTTACGTTTTTCACCGCGTCAAATGTTCTCAACGTAGAATCGACACGTTTGATGAATTTTGTTGTCCGGTCTAAACCCGTACCTGAAGGCATGGTTAAGGAATAAATGATGAAACTATCGTCTTCATTCGGAACAAATCCTTTGGGGGTATTGTTCATCATCCAGAAGGTAAGACCGGTAACCAAAGCCAATGCAGCCAGACTCAACCACTTAAACCTGATCAGGAATTTCAGGCTGCCGATATACTTGTCTGTCATTCTGTTGAATGAAGTATTGAATGCATTGAAGAACCTTTTAGAGAATCCTTCTTTTTTACCTGCCTTTTCCGCATGGTTGTTTTTCAGGAATAAGGCACATAAAGCCGGACTTAAAGTCAATGCGTTTACTGCAGAGATCAAAATCGCAATCGCCAGGGTAAAGGCAAACTGTTTATAGAATATTCCTGATGAGCCTTCCATGAATCCGATGGGGAGGAATACTGCTGCCATGACCAGGGTAATGGATACAATTGCTCCGGTAATCTCACTCATCGCAGAATAGGTGGCCTCCCGGGCCGTCATATGTGTTCCTTCCATCTTGGCATGGACGGCTTCCACCACCACAATCGCATCATCGACCACAATTCCGATGGCGAGTACCAAGGCAAACAGGGTCAGTACGTTCACGGTAAAACCGATCATCTGAAGAAAAAAGAAGGTACCGATAATCGCTACCGGAACCGCAATGGCCGGGATTAAAGTAGACCTGAAATCCTGAAGGAATATAAATACCACAATAAATACGAGCACGAAAGCTTCAATCAGGGTTGTTTTTACCTGACTGATGGATTCATCCAGTCTTTCTTTAGTACTTTGCAGAATATCATATTTTATCCCTTTTGGAAATTCTTTTTCTGCCCTGATCAATGCTTTACGTACCTGAATTTCAATTTCGTTTGCATTGGAACCACTGGCCTGAAGGATCCCTAAGGTCACCGCATCTTTACCATCCATTTTGGAATCACTGCTATAACTTGCTGCGCCAAACTCAATTCTGGCCACATCCTTTAAACGAAGGACACCACCATCAGGATTGGATTTAATAATCAGGTTTTCATATTGTTCAGGAAGGTTTAACTTCCCTTTATATTTTACCACATATTCAATTGCTTCTTTAGATTCTTCACCAAATTTTCCCGGAGCAGTTTCCAGACTCTGATCATTAATGGCTGCTGTTACTTCTGACGGAGTCAGGTTATTGGCCGACATTTTCTGCGGGTTCAACCAAACCCTCATGGAGTAATCTTTGGAACCAAAAATCTGTACCTGGCCCACACCCTGAATCCTTTTCAGCTCAGGAACAAGGTTGATCTTGGTGTAGTTTTGCAGGAACTTCTCGTCGTACTTCGCTCTGTCTTCGCTGTAAATATTGAAGTACATCACATTACTGTTCTGCTGTTTTGAAGTACTGATCCCCGCCAGCAATACCTCTGCAGGCATCTGACTGTTGATCTGTGAAACCCTGTTCTGTACGTTTACCGCAGCCTGATCAGGATTGGTGCCTTGTTTAAAGACAATAGAAATAGAGAAGGAACCATCGTTACTGGCGGAAGATTTCATATAATCCATATTTTCCACCCCATTGATCGATTCCTCTAAAGGGGTAATTACGGAACGGACTACCGCCTCACTGTTTCCTCCCGGATAACTCCCTGAAACCATTACCGTGGGAGGGGCAATGTCGGGAAATTGGGTAATTGGAAGTCGGGTAAGGCCAACAATCCCCAGCAGGACAAGCAGGATGGAGATTACCGTAGCCAATACCGGCCTTCTTATAATAGATTGTAACATGTTGATTTCGTATTAAAATGTAAATTATTGTGCGCGGTAAACGCTGTCCGTATTCAGAGGTTTCGGTTTAATCTGTGCATCTTCTGCCAGACCATCAATACCTGAAAATACAATGGTTTCTCCCTTTTTCAGACCATCGCTGATCAGGTAGTTATTGCCACTTTTTCCGGAAACTGTAATCGCTCTGCGTTGCAGCTTATTCCCGGGACCTACCAGGTAAACAAAGATTTTATCCTGTACATCCATCGTTGATGCTTTAGGAACCATCAATGCCTGAGCATGGGTTTCTTCCAAACGGATTTTTCCGGTATTACCCGAGCGTAATAGCCCATTTGGATTAGGGAATATAGCCCTTAAGCTAATGGAACCCGTGTTTTTATCGAACTGACCATCTACAATCTGAATTTTTCCTTTTTGAGGATAGGTGGTTCCATCGGCCAGCAATAAAGTTACCGGAGGGAGCTTCCTTAATTTTTCTGCCATTGATGATCCCGGAATCTGCGCATTGAATTGCAGAAATGCAGGTTCACTCATCGCAAAATAAGTATACACTTCTTTGGTGTCAGACAAGGTGGTCATGGGTTCTGCATCCCCTTTGCCAACCAAGTTACCCACTCGTTTAGGGATTTTACCGATATAGCCGGAAATAGGGGCCTTGATCAGGGAGAAACCAATATTGATTTTTGCAGAATTAATGGTTGATTTTGCCTGTGATACTGTGGCCTGAGCCTCGCTGTAGTTGGCCTGGGCAGTGCTCAGCTGTACTTCAGAAACGACTTTGTTTTTAACTAATGGGGTGACTTTATCTACCTCAATCTGTGCGGTACGCAGTCTTGCTTTTGCAGACTCCATACTGGCATTAGCTGTATTCAGCTGTTCCTGGTAAACACGGTCATTGATCTTAAATAAAGGTTGTCCGGCTTTTACATAGGCACCTTCGTCGACAAATATTTTATCGAGGTAACCATCTACCTGAGGCCGGATGTCTACATTCACCTTTCCTTCAATCGAAGCGGAATAATCGGTATAGGTAACTGCAGGTTGTTCCATCACACTGATGACCGGAATTTCTGCAGGAGGGGGAGCTCCTGCGCCAGCTGCCTGTTCGTTTGCTCCTTTCGAACCGCAACTGCTTAAAAGAGCTGCAGGGAAAAGCAAGGATAATAATAGTAGGTATCGCTTTTGATTTTTAGGGGTTGGAGGGAAAGACATTGCTTTTATAATTTATGTTCTTTTAAAAATGAATGCAAAAATAAAATCTCACACGCGCGGTATGTTTATTAAATGACCGAAATGGAGATAATCGTTACTGAAACGGCAAAATTCAATAACCGAAATTTTAAGGCATGGGTTCCTTTTAGCGGTCCAGCCAGGCTTTGAACTGGCCGGATTTTTCCTTGCTGATGATGATCTCACCCGAACTCTTGCTCTTCAAAATCACTTTCAATTTACCATTAAAATAATTATGAATCGAAAGAATACTATTCACAAAAATCATATGCTGACGATTCGCACGGAAAAAACATACCGGATCTAACTGGTCTTCCAGCTCATCCATGGTAAAAGGAACGATAATATCGGTATTGTCGTCCAGAACAAGATGCGTGATTTTGTGTTCTGAATAAATGTAATCTATAGAGGAAACCAGAATGGTTTTATATCCGTCTTTGTATGGAAGCAGAAAGCGGGAACGGTAAATGACAGATTTGGATTTGATATAGTCTACGAGCTGGTCCAATGCCTTATTCGGATTGGTTTCCTGTAGAATATGGTCGTATAAACCCAGTGCATCTTTCAATTCATTCTTTTCTATAGGCTTTAATAAATAGGCAAGGCTATAAATTTTAAACGCCCGAAGGGCATATTCATCATAAGCAGTGGTGAAAATTACCGGACAATGGATTTCCACTTTAGGGAATATTTCAAAGCACAATCCATCTCCAAGCCGGATGTCCATCATAATCAGATCTGGCTGAGGATGCTGTGTCAGGTAGTTTACGCTTTCTTCTACACTGGCTAAAACCCCGGTAATGACCGCATCTTCTCTGATCTCTGCCAGTAATTTGATCAGCCGGTTGGCATTGGGTTTTTCGTCTTCAATGATTAGAATATTCATATTTCGGGAGCTATAATGGAAGTAAAGGTAGGTAAACTGCAAATGAATGTTCATCTTCTATAATAGAAGGGAGATTCTCTGATAGTAAAGCGTATCGGCTTTTGATATTCTGAAGGCCAATACGTGCGGATGGAATGGCCAGCTTTATTCTTTGTAAGTTATTGCTTACCACAATGTGGGCATCGGTATTGTAAATTCTGATGTGTAAGGGATTGGTCTTGGTGGCTGCATTGTGCTTAATTGCGTTTTCAATGAGCAATTGTAACGTAATGGGAGGGATGCCCCGTCCGTCATCGTTAGTGATGTCGACTGAGATGGTCACATTTTCGCCGTATCTGATCCGGATAAGGTATAAATAGGCATCGACAAAGATCAGTTCTTCCTCCAGTGAGACAATGTTTTTATTCAGGTTCACAATCATATAACGGTATACCCGTGACAGATTTCTGAGAAATACTTCGGCTTTTAACTGATCTTCAGAAATCAGTTCTGAAAGGGTACTGAAGTTATTGAACATGAAATGAGGATCCAGCTGGAGCTTGAGCGACTGTAGTTCCGCCTGCATGGCGATCTCTTTAAATTCAGCTGTTTTGAGTTTTAATTCTGTGGCTTCAATCATGGTGGTTTTCCATTTTTGGAGTAAGAAGTTTCCGGTGGTTACCGCACTGATCAGAATGCCCATAATGACACATACATAGACAAACTGCAGACTGTTCAGCTCTTCCTCAAAGGTGAGTTTTTCTTCATAAGTATAGATGAAAGAGCCGATAAAGTACAACAGGATCATCAGGATGATGACAAATATAATCTGAAGGAGTAACTGGATACTAAAGCGGGTAAAGGGTTTTTCTGTCCAGGGGATGATTTTATCAAGCATCACCGAATTGAGGACGCTCAATTCAAATATCAAACCGCAAAAGATCATGGTAAGGCCAGCATCAGTCAGCATCTCTAAAAGAGGCCGGCTGAAATAATGCTTATAATAAGCACTGTAGGGATTAAGCAGATAGGATAAGAGGTTTAAGACCAGGAATATCAGGGGGATGGTGATAAACCTGAGGTATTTGTTTACTGGTCTTGGAAATAGTTCTCTTGATTTGCTCATCGTGCCGCCGAATGTTCTTATATTTTTCAAAATTACATAAAATGAGAGTGATCAGAGGTGAGAAATGAGGTATTCCTGCCTGAAAATAAAAAATGATTGATCAGCTCTGATCCATTCCGCATCCTTTTTTCCATGATGGCGTTGATCAGGTCGTAAGGTGTCTTTATTGCTTTCTCCTCGGGGAAGGTAAAGGAAATATTGAAGCAGTCTTCCACGCGGTTGAACAACCTGCATCGCTCATAGGAAAGAAGTTCCAGCTTTTTCTCCGGATCAGGATTTAAAAGCCCGGGTTTATCTGTCCCGAATTCAAATTGGAGAATGATATTGAGTTGCAGGTAAATCCTGATGAAGGTAAAAATAGGAATGATCATTTTTCGTTAGGTGCACTTATTTTATGGATGCAATGATAGGTAATGTTTCCGGGGGTATAAGGAGGAAACAGACCCAATTGACCAAATCCGCAACCCAAGCGGATAAATTAAATGCCCAAATGATCAGGAAGTGTAAAAAGAAAAACCTGCTATACACTTATAGCAGGTTTCATATATAGAGTTCAGCTTTATATAAACTATTCTGTATAAGGATCAGTGGATTGTCGGTACTGTTGCTTCACGTCATTTCCAAATTCCTTTGCTTTGTCCAGCCATTCCGGTGCCTGTTCTTTCAGCTCATCTACAAGAGATTTGCCATTGACACCTTTTTTTGTGACATATTTTACTGCCCCATAAACTGCGGCACCGATGAGAAGATTTTTTAATAGGCCCATGTTGGTATGTTTTTAATTTTCAAACTGTTTTTCTAAGAACAAGGGGGAGCTGGAATAGTTTTATATACCTGAATATTTTTTATATTTAGGTAATTATAAACCCTATAGTCTGCTTATTATGAAAAAATTAAGTTTCCTTTTCTCTTTTGTTTTATTAATGTTATTTGCTAATGGGGTACAGGCCCAGAAAAATGAAACCTACTTTGTAGGTAAGTGGGATATCCTGATCAAAGGCTTACCTCAGGGGGATACAGAAGCCCTGGTTAAGTTTGAATTGAAAGACGGGAAACTAAGTGGAAGTATTGCTGATAAGGCAAATCAAAAAGATATGCCTTTTACAGATGTTCAGTTAAAAGATTCTGTAGTTGTTGTGAAGTTTGACCACAGTAGCGGTGAGGTGGAAATGAGCCTGCTGAAAAAGGATGCAGACAACCTGACCGGACAGGTCAACAGCCAGTTTGAGCTGACTGGTGTACGGAAAAAAGAAGACTAAAAAGAAAGGGTCGGTGGATGCCGACCTTTTCTAACTATTAACTAAGCCCCATGATTGGGCAAAAGACTTAACCGGCAGATAGGGCGGTATCCGGTAAAAGTGACCTCCGTAGAAAGGAAGGACTCCTTAATCGTCTCTTCTTTAACCAGGTCGGTACTTAAATATTTTTTATTGCTATCGCAGAGCAGGGTCACCACAACTGCGTCAACGCCTAAATCCTCTTTGATTTTAATGGCTCCAATGACGTTGGCTCCGGAAGAAATCCCTACAGCAAGACCCAGCTCTTTTGCCAGTTTCTGTGCCATAATGATGGAATCTCCATCATTTGCCTGTATAATCTCATCCAGCTCGTCCAGCTTTACAATTTCAGGAATAAATTCATCAGAAATCCCTTGTATCCTATGGCTGCCAACTTTATATCCTGTGGTCAGCGTCGGGCTTTCTGCTGGTTCCAACGGATGTATTTTGATGGATGGATGATGAAGTTTTAGCCTTTTGCCAACGCCCATAACGGTTCCACCAGTACCTACTCCGGCTACAAAAGCATCTGGCCTTAATCCAACTGACTTCAATTGCTCCCAGATTTCCATACCAGTGGTTTTTTCATGGGCTTCCTCATTGTAACGGTTCTCAAATTGTCTTGGTAGAAATACGCCTCCTTTAGCGGCCAGTTCTTCGCACATGCTGATGCTGCCCAGGAAACCACCTTCTTCTTTGCTCAGCAGAATCACTTCTGCTCCCATACTTCGGATGATGTCTATTCTTTCTTTGCTTAACCAATTGGGCATGATGATTTTTACGGGATGACCAAGCGCACGCCCTATTGCAGCAAAGGCAATCCCGGTATTGCCGCTAGTCGCCTCAATGATGGTATCACCAGGATTTATGGCACCCGAGCAATACGCTTCGTACATGATGTTCAAGGCCATCCGGTCCTTAACGCTTCCTGTAAGGTTATAATGTTCGCACTTTACATAGATCTTTCCGGCCTTATTTTTATAGGTATAATGAAGTTCCAGCATAGGCGTGTTGCCTACCAGGTGCCATAAATGTTCAAATTTGTCGGCCAGTGTTTCCGTTAACCGGGAGGTGGTTTTCTCTTTAGTCAGCATTTTTTATGTTGCATTTATTTCTGACAAAACTCTGTATTTATGTTTTTTATGACAATAGTATCGGTTGTTTTCCATTTATTTTATGGAAAATGATTAATTTTGTATAATTATTTTCAGTTACCAGTTTACTTAGCTACTGCCAACTGTCTTTTTTTCGACGCTTCTATACTATAAACTGATATGCAAAACGTACTTGACCCCACAGATGTTGAAATTCTCAGGTTGCTTCAACAGGATGCGACACTCAATAATAAAGAGATCGCTTTTGAGATCAAAAAATCTATTGCTACGGTTCACGAACGGATCCGAAAGCTGAAAGAACAAGGCTACATCAAACGTATTGTGGCCATACTTGACCGGAAAAAGATCGATAGAAGCCTGATTGCATTCTCACATGTATTCTTAAAAGAACATACTGCGGAAACCCTGGGAGAGTTTGAAAATGAAGTGGCAAAATTTGACGAGGTGATGGAGTGTTTTCAGATGACTGGTGCTTACGATTTTATTCTGCGTATTGCCACGAGTGATATGGATGCTTACCACCTGTTTTTGCGCCATAAATTAGCCACCCTTCCAAACGTAAGTACAGTTCAAAGTTTCTTTGTATTGTCGGAGACCAAAAGTGAAACCGCGTACCCGCTATAAGTTTTTTTATTTTGACCCGGGATCTTCACAAAAAAAAAGCAATTTCGGGGTAGAAAATTGCTTTTTTTGTGAAACTACTGAACCTGAAATTGTTGGTATGAATAATTTCAGAACGGTCCCGTCTACTGTTTTTCTGTTGCTTTTGCCGCTTCAGCTTCTGCCTTGGCTTTTTTCTTAAAGAATCCTCTCAGCAGGAAGTTATGTTGTAAAGCTTCCATATTCTGGTCCAGCTTTTTGCTGCTTCCTTCCAGGTTCTGCATAATAGCTTTGATCTGTTCGGCAGTTTTCTGATCGTTTAATAACATCCCGGCTGCATTGTCAGACTGTGTCAGTTTTGACGAAGCTTTATTGAGGTTCTCTGTCATTGCTGCGGCTGAGCTAGCTGTTTTTTTTAACTCATTTACGGAGGCCTGAAGCTGTGAAAATACCAGAGTATCTGTCAGCATTTTATCTGCCAGACCGCCTTTTGAATTCATTTTTCTTGTGAATGCATTCAGGTCTACCGCCATTTTATTGGCAGATTCGGTAGTCACTTTCAGGTTCTGTACGATGGCTTTGAAATTATCTGCAATCTGCTGATCGGCCAATAATGCTCCGGCAGCGCCTTTTCCTTCTACCAGGTTTTTAGCCAGGATTTTAAAGTCTGAAGTCACGTCAACCAGGTTTTTATTGTTTACCTGGAAGGTTTTCATAATGTCGTCTGTAGATAGTGCATTGCTCGCTTTCAGGCGGTCGCCATCTTCTACAAATGGGAATTTTGGTGATCCTCCTGTTACGACAATGATCTTGTTTCCGATTAATCCATCGGAGCTGATGGTTGCAGTAGCATCTTTATGGATGTATTTATGCGCTTCTTCTTCAATGTTCAGGAATACCTGCACCTGTGAAGTTCCGAAGAACTGGATTTTTCTGATGGTTCCGATTTTAACTCCTGAAAACCAAACATTGTTTCCTGCTTTTAGTCCCTGGATATCATTAAAAACAACATCAACAGTGAAGCTCTTTACAAATGTCTTTTTTTGACTGCCCAGCGTAAAAATCCCTAATACAAAAATAAGCAAACCCAGGAATACGAATACTCCTACTGTTACTTTGCGACGCGTGTCTGTTACTTGCATATTGTTATTGTATAAAATTATAATCGTAAAATGGTTTCACCCGTTCATCACTGGTGTTAAATACTTCGTCAAAGGTTCCCTGACGTTCAAATTTGCCATCGAGCAGCATGGCGACCCTATTGCCGACTGCTTTGGCGCAAGTGAGATCATGAGTGATCACGATAGAGCTGGTATGAAAGCGTTCCTGTACCTCATTAATCAGGCTGTTGATTTCCAGACAGGTAATCGGGTCTAAACCGGCAGTAGGTTCATCATAAAGCATCACCTCCGGCTGAAGGATCAGTGTCCTCGCAATTCCTACTCTTTTTCTTTGTCCGCCGGAAAGCTCTGAAGGCATCTGATTAATAGTCTGCAACAAGCCTACGGCATCCAGTACCCTTTCCACAGCCTGGTTCACTTCTCCTTTGGTCAGCCTGCGCTGATTTCTTACCAGGGGAAATTCCAGGTTTTGCCTTACCGTCATACTATCATAGAGGGCCGAATTCTGAAAAGAGAACCCCACTTTCAGGCGTAAAGCTAAAAGTTCTTTATAGCTGATCTGGTCTACATGCTGCCCCAGTACTTTTACTTCTCCTTCGTCCGGACTGAGCAGCCCAACGAGTATCTTAATCAATACGGATTTTCCCGTTCCCGATTTTCCGAGAACAACCAGATTTTCTCTTTTATAAAGATCCAGGTCAACGCCTTTAAGCACATCATAACTGCCAAAGGATTTATATAGCCCTTTGATCTCTATTACTTTTTCCTGATCCGTATCGGTTGGTTTCTTTTGTTCCATTATTTAAAAGATCAAGTTCTGAATAGACCAAAAAACTGTACGGAGATGACCTCTTCTATAAAGATGAGAAACATTCCGATAACTACTGCGGAGTTGGCCGCTTTACCCACACCCTCTGTTCCTTTTGAAGAGTTATAACCCTGGTAACAGCCAACAATCCCAATGGTGAACCCAAAGAGCACGGCTTTAACGGTAGAAGCAGTGATGTCTAAAAAAGTAATCGATTCTAAAGAGGTCTGAAAAAATGCCCTGGCACTGGTATCTTCAAATAAAGATACATTCAGTAAGGCACCCAGCATTCCAACCATTGCCGTGTAAAAGGTAAGGATAGGAATGGTGATGGTTGCTGCAAGCACCCTTGTGGTAACGAGAAATTTAAAAGGGTTTGTAGCAGAAACTTCCATGGCATCAATCTGCTCTGTTACCCTCATTGAGCCCAATTCTGCACCGATACTGGAGCCAACTTTTCCTGCGGCAATGAGTGAGGTAAGGAGTGGTGCAAGCGTTCTCAGCAGGGCAATACCCACCAGTGAAGGAAGCCAGGAAGTGGCCCCGAACTCGGCCAGTGATGGCCTGGATTGCTTGGTAAATACAATACCTGTGATAAAGCCCGTTAAAGATATTAAGGCTAAAGACCGGTAGCCAATGT
This region of Pedobacter steynii genomic DNA includes:
- a CDS encoding MlaE family ABC transporter permease gives rise to the protein MDKTAETPAHIRKEVKPPGKITRMFLTFYDVCQFVTRFFKEGFLPPYEGKELMRQCYDIGYRSLALISLTGFITGIVFTKQSRPSLAEFGATSWLPSLVGIALLRTLAPLLTSLIAAGKVGSSIGAELGSMRVTEQIDAMEVSATNPFKFLVTTRVLAATITIPILTFYTAMVGMLGALLNVSLFEDTSARAFFQTSLESITFLDITASTVKAVLFGFTIGIVGCYQGYNSSKGTEGVGKAANSAVVIGMFLIFIEEVISVQFFGLFRT